One stretch of Segatella copri DNA includes these proteins:
- a CDS encoding phosphatidylinositol-4-phosphate 5-kinase produces MASVDASAQKISLGSCITRDGGQFKGEMVSGKPQGKGTTIYKNGDTYEGSYMKGKREGYGVYTFSDGEKYEGQWMQDQQHGKGTYYFQNNNKYVGLWFRDYQHGHGVMFYYNGDKYDGDWYKDKRQGRGVYTYANGAQYKGQWMNDMKNGNGFFNWGDGTTYDGQWLDNQRSGKGTFKYADGDVYIGDWKDDIQDGKGIYKFHNGDIYEGDYVQGERTGIGIFRSAKGAKYNGQFKDGLRTGQGTFIWKNGDIYVGDWMDDLQNGRGKLTKKNGDVFEGEFKNGLVDGNVVIHYADGRRFKGAYHKGKRQGPCIEEDKNGKRFEGTYRNDVRDGRFVEKDRNGQVTAKGAYENGKRFED; encoded by the coding sequence ATGGCATCGGTTGATGCCTCAGCCCAGAAGATTTCGCTAGGCTCTTGCATCACCCGTGACGGAGGTCAGTTTAAAGGCGAAATGGTGAGCGGAAAGCCGCAGGGAAAAGGTACTACCATCTATAAGAATGGGGATACCTACGAAGGCTCTTATATGAAAGGTAAGCGCGAAGGTTATGGTGTTTATACCTTCAGTGATGGCGAAAAGTATGAGGGACAGTGGATGCAGGACCAGCAGCATGGTAAAGGCACCTACTATTTCCAGAACAACAACAAATATGTAGGCCTCTGGTTCCGCGATTACCAGCATGGTCATGGCGTCATGTTCTATTATAATGGTGATAAATATGACGGCGACTGGTATAAGGACAAGCGTCAGGGACGCGGCGTTTATACTTATGCCAATGGCGCACAGTATAAAGGCCAGTGGATGAACGATATGAAGAATGGAAACGGTTTCTTCAATTGGGGAGACGGAACTACTTATGACGGTCAGTGGCTAGACAACCAGCGCTCAGGAAAAGGTACTTTCAAATATGCTGATGGCGATGTGTATATCGGCGACTGGAAGGATGATATCCAGGACGGAAAGGGTATCTATAAATTTCATAATGGCGACATTTATGAAGGCGATTATGTGCAGGGAGAACGCACGGGTATAGGCATCTTCCGCTCTGCAAAGGGCGCCAAGTATAACGGACAGTTTAAGGATGGCCTGCGTACCGGTCAGGGTACCTTCATCTGGAAGAATGGCGATATCTATGTAGGCGACTGGATGGATGATCTGCAGAACGGCAGGGGTAAACTGACCAAGAAGAACGGCGACGTGTTTGAAGGTGAGTTCAAGAACGGTCTGGTTGATGGTAATGTCGTGATTCATTATGCTGATGGCAGAAGATTCAAGGGTGCCTATCACAAAGGTAAGCGCCAGGGACCTTGCATAGAAGAAGATAAAAACGGTAAGCGTTTCGAAGGAACCTACCGTAACGATGT
- a CDS encoding ACT domain-containing protein: MNRTIITVVGKDTVGIIAKVCTYLAENSINILDISQTIVQEYFNMMMIVDMGKMQKTFEEVADELTNVGKAMGVQIKCQREEIFNMMHRI, from the coding sequence ATGAACAGAACGATTATTACAGTAGTGGGCAAGGATACCGTTGGTATCATCGCCAAGGTATGTACCTATTTGGCAGAGAACAGTATCAACATCTTGGATATCTCTCAGACCATCGTACAGGAGTATTTCAACATGATGATGATCGTAGACATGGGCAAGATGCAGAAAACTTTCGAGGAAGTAGCCGATGAACTCACCAATGTTGGTAAGGCTATGGGCGTGCAGATCAAATGCCAGCGCGAGGAAATTTTCAATATGATGCACAGAATTTAA
- a CDS encoding HAD family hydrolase yields MPVHAQFNFDTYIFDLDGTLISSLYDLAASCNYALKLNGMPERTLEEVRMFVGNGVKKLMERAVPGGLENEKFEKTLQDFRQHYMVHNMDNTKPYPDVMEMLEELKNRGKNIAVVSNKFYAATQEICRHFFGDLVDVAIGERENIKKKPAPDTVNEALRQLHANRDRAVYIGDSDVDVMTAKNSGMPCISVLWGFRDHDFLLAHGASILVSSPLQIL; encoded by the coding sequence GTGCCGGTTCATGCCCAGTTCAATTTCGATACCTATATCTTCGATCTTGACGGAACCCTGATTTCTTCTCTCTACGACCTGGCTGCAAGCTGCAATTATGCGCTGAAGCTGAACGGGATGCCTGAACGTACGCTGGAGGAGGTACGCATGTTTGTAGGAAACGGGGTGAAGAAACTGATGGAACGTGCCGTGCCGGGAGGATTGGAGAACGAGAAGTTTGAGAAAACCCTACAGGATTTCCGCCAGCATTATATGGTGCACAATATGGATAATACGAAACCTTATCCGGACGTGATGGAGATGCTCGAGGAACTGAAAAACAGGGGAAAGAACATTGCGGTGGTAAGCAACAAGTTTTATGCAGCTACCCAGGAAATCTGCCGCCATTTCTTCGGCGACCTGGTAGATGTAGCTATAGGAGAGCGGGAGAATATCAAGAAAAAACCGGCTCCAGATACCGTAAACGAAGCCTTGCGCCAACTGCATGCGAATAGAGACAGGGCGGTTTATATCGGCGACAGCGATGTGGATGTGATGACGGCGAAGAACAGCGGAATGCCTTGTATTTCAGTGCTGTGGGGATTCAGAGATCACGATTTCCTGTTGGCACATGGAGCTTCTATCCTGGTATCATCACCCTTGCAGATATTATAA
- the mltG gene encoding endolytic transglycosylase MltG: MKKKKSFSKLYLYGAIGCIAVIAIVGYIYCFSSFSKSSNTEYVYIDSDDNIDSVYNKLRPFAKSIPFQAFKTLTLHSGYADHIRTGRYAIAPGDGALKTWRHMKNGLQEPVSLTIPSVRTLDKLSDEIGKKMMFGSNDLYHALRDESVCQKYGYDTATIACMFVPNTYDLYWNISVDKFLKRMKKESDKFWNFERTEKAKAMKLTPVEIITLASIVDEETANNGEKPMIAGMYYNRLMLRNAEYPEGMPLQADPTIKYAWQRFDLKRIYNNLLSIKSPYNTYKNPGLPPGPIRIPSVAGIDAVLNHVHHDYLYMCAKEDFSGTHNFARTYDEHLQNAAKYSKALNERGIK; the protein is encoded by the coding sequence ATGAAAAAGAAAAAATCATTTTCTAAGCTCTATCTGTATGGTGCTATAGGCTGCATCGCAGTCATCGCCATCGTGGGCTACATCTATTGTTTCTCTTCCTTCTCGAAGAGCAGCAACACCGAGTATGTTTACATCGACAGCGATGATAACATCGACTCTGTATACAACAAGCTCCGCCCATTTGCCAAGAGCATTCCGTTCCAGGCATTCAAGACCCTGACCCTCCATTCCGGCTATGCCGATCATATCCGCACCGGTAGATACGCCATTGCTCCGGGCGATGGTGCCCTCAAGACATGGCGCCACATGAAGAACGGTTTGCAGGAACCGGTTAGCCTTACCATCCCTTCGGTCCGCACGCTCGACAAACTCTCTGATGAGATTGGCAAGAAGATGATGTTTGGCAGCAACGACCTCTACCATGCCCTGCGCGACGAGAGCGTCTGTCAGAAATACGGTTACGATACTGCCACCATCGCCTGCATGTTCGTACCTAACACCTACGATCTCTACTGGAACATCTCGGTAGATAAATTTCTGAAGCGCATGAAGAAAGAAAGCGACAAGTTCTGGAACTTTGAGCGTACCGAAAAGGCAAAGGCTATGAAGCTGACACCGGTTGAAATCATCACCCTTGCCAGCATCGTGGACGAAGAAACAGCCAACAACGGTGAGAAACCGATGATAGCCGGCATGTATTACAACCGTCTGATGCTTCGCAATGCCGAATATCCAGAGGGAATGCCATTACAGGCCGATCCTACCATTAAATATGCCTGGCAGCGATTCGACCTCAAGCGCATCTACAACAACCTCCTGTCTATCAAGAGCCCGTATAATACCTACAAGAACCCAGGTTTGCCACCGGGGCCTATCCGTATTCCGAGCGTAGCAGGTATCGATGCCGTCCTCAACCATGTGCATCACGATTATCTCTACATGTGTGCCAAGGAGGATTTCAGCGGCACTCATAATTTTGCCCGCACTTACGATGAGCACTTGCAGAATGCAGCCAAATATTCTAAGGCACTCAACGAAAGAGGTATCAAGTAA
- a CDS encoding LytR/AlgR family response regulator transcription factor, whose product MILNCAIIDEDPEALQLLEQYIEKTPTLHLIGAYKSAIDAVDGIHHNHLDILFLAIHMQQISGLEFAKVVPKNVKIVFTTAFKEYAIEAYKVNAFDYLLKPITYDDFMGSCQKVFESYMQDDNYNPIKRDGFLVVKRDYKCVRIPIDDILFVDCDKDYIRFHLEDRPNIRTLGNLKQLEERLPREKFKRVHRSFLANMTKFDTVDQQHITYGDQSIPISETYFEFIKKYLEDHSL is encoded by the coding sequence ATGATTTTAAATTGCGCCATCATAGATGAAGATCCGGAAGCTTTGCAACTCCTGGAACAGTATATAGAGAAAACTCCGACCCTGCATTTGATCGGAGCCTACAAAAGTGCGATAGATGCTGTAGACGGCATCCATCACAACCATCTCGACATACTTTTTCTCGCCATCCACATGCAGCAGATCAGCGGTCTGGAATTTGCAAAGGTTGTACCCAAGAACGTGAAGATTGTCTTCACCACCGCATTCAAGGAGTATGCCATCGAAGCCTACAAAGTGAATGCATTCGACTATCTGCTCAAGCCCATCACCTACGATGACTTTATGGGATCATGCCAGAAAGTCTTCGAAAGCTACATGCAGGACGATAACTACAACCCAATCAAGCGCGACGGTTTTCTGGTGGTAAAACGAGATTACAAATGCGTAAGAATCCCGATAGATGATATTCTGTTTGTTGACTGCGACAAAGACTACATCCGTTTCCATCTTGAGGACAGACCTAACATCAGAACCCTGGGCAACCTCAAACAGTTGGAAGAAAGGCTGCCAAGAGAGAAATTCAAGCGTGTACACCGTTCGTTCCTTGCCAACATGACAAAGTTTGATACGGTAGACCAGCAGCACATTACCTATGGCGACCAGAGCATTCCGATATCAGAAACCTACTTTGAATTTATCAAGAAATATCTGGAAGACCATTCTCTATGA